Genomic DNA from Vibrio vulnificus CMCP6:
GTCAGCGCGTTGGTGGTTTGATCGCCAAGCTGACCAATCACAAGTCGCCTCTCGTTGTTTCTGTGAACGATTCACCAAATGAAGCGGCATATTCTGTACCAGAAGCGAACGAAAAAGGGTAAAGTAGCCTCTAACAAACAACCAAGTCTTTGATGGTTATCGTTAGATGAAACAAAACTCTATTCCACAAGCCACATCCCCTATGGCGGTGTGGCTTGATTATTTAGCCAACATACACACTTCTGCCATTGATCTTGGCCTAGACCGAGTTCAAGCTGTTGCTCTCAAAGCAAACCTCACCAAACCTGCACCTACTGTGATCACTGTTGCTGGCACGAACGGCAAGGGTTCAACTTGTGCGTTAATGGAAGCGATCTTACTTGATGCTGGATATTCCGTTGGCGTGTACAGCTCGCCACACTTAATTCGTTATAACGAACGAGTCCGCATTAATGGTCAAGATCTTGCGGACGAAAAGCACTGTGAAGCGTTTGATTTCATTGAGCAACAACGTGGTGATATCAGCCTAAGCTTGTTTGAGTATGGAACGCTGGCTGCATTACGCTTGTTCCAAACGGAAAAGGTCGATGTGGTTCTTTTGGAAGTTGGGCTGGGCGGGCGATTGGACGCCACCAACGTGGTGGATCACGATGTCTCAGTGATCACTAGCTTGGCGCTTGACCACGTAGATTGGCTCGGAGATGACATTAACGTTATCGGTTTTGAGAAAGCGGGCATTTATCGTAGTGGTAAGCCAGCTATTTGTGGCCAACCAACGCCTCCGTCAACCGTTGCCGCACATGCAGACGATATTGGCGCAGAGTTTTACCAAGTCGGTATTCAGTTTGACTATCAGCTTTCTGGCGAAGGTTGGCGCTGGCAGCATGGTGCTTTCGCATTGGAAGATTTGCCTCTCCCAGGTTTGCCTTTGCCAAATGCCGCAACCGCGTTAATGGCGCTAGGTGCCTCCAATCTTGAACTGAGCGATATCAACATCGTCAACGGACTAAAAAACGCTAAGTTAGCGGGTCGAATGCAGGTGTTGCAGACAGCGCCGTTAATTCTTTTGGATGTGGCGCATAATCCTCATTCCGCGGAATATTTAGTGACTCAGCTTCAGTCTCGCTACCAAGGCAAAACCATCCATGCGGTGATTGGCATGTTGAAGGATAAAGACATCAAATCCACGCTAGAAGTTTTAGCGCCCGTGACACGCCATTGGTACCCTGCCTCGCTGACAGGACCAAGAGCCGCGACAGCAGAAGAATTGATTCAATATTTGCCGCAAGGCACACAAAGTTATACCGATCCAGCACACGCTTTTGACCAAGCACTGTCACAAGCTCAATCTGATGAGATAGTGTTAGTGGTTGGCTCTTTCCACACCGTGGGTGAAGTGTTGGAGCATTGGCAACAAAACAAAGGTAATTAAATGGCAAGTAAGTTCCAAAGCCGTCTGGTGGGGACCATTATCTTGGTCGCTATCGGCGTGATAGTGCTTCCTGATGTCCTCGATGGCCAGAAGCTTCACTATAAAGAAGAGTTTGCCACCATTCCGATCAAACCGGAATTGAGCAACGAGGTAGAGAGTTTTGAAATTCTTGAGCCCGTAGAAGACGACATCAAGCTACCAGAGTCTCCTGTGGTCGCGACGGTGGGGCAGTCTGTGTCAACGTCAAGTGAAACGCAACAAAGCCAAACAAAACCGAAATCTGTTGAAGTCAAAATCAACGAGGTCGCAGAAAAGAATAACTACGAAGATTCAGCATGGATCATTCAGTTAATGGCACTGCGTAATGAAGAGAACGCGCAGAACATGGCGAAGGATTTGCAGAAACGCGGTTATCAAGCGCATACCATCAAAGAAAATGGTTTTACTCGAGTTGTAATTGGTCCTGATGTGTCAAAAAGTAAACTTGAAAGACAAGTCGTGGAATTGGAAAAAATTACCGGTTCCAAAGGTCAATTGCTCAAATTTAAACCACTAAACCCATAAGAAAACGTTTGCGTCAGCATTTTTTCTGTTAAAATGCGCGCCAACTTAAGATGAAGAAAACATGAATTGGTTAGATTTTGTCATTTTAGGTGTGATCGGATTTTCAGCTCTGATCAGTTTAGTTCGCGGTTTTGCGAAAGAAGCATTGTCATTGGTGATTTGGTTTGGAGCCTTTTTTATCTCCAGTAACTATTACACCAAACTCGCGGTGTATTTCACCAATATCGAAGATGACATGTTTCGAAACGGAGCCGCAATCGCGGCATTGTTTGTCGCGACCTTGGTAGTTGGTGCAGTGGTCAATTATGTCATTGCTCAACTAGTACAAAAAACAGGGCTTTCAGGCACAGACCGAATTTTGGGTGTGGTGTTTGGCGGTTTACGTGGGGTGCTAATTGTCTCTGCGGTGCTGTTTTTTATGGATGCTTTTACGGCATTCCCAAGTTCGGAGTGGTGGAAGAGTTCGCAACTGGTCCCTGAGTTCAGTCGAATCATTGCCCCATTCTTCGAGCATTTACAAGCAACATCGAGTTTTTTGTCTGGCACTCTCTAGCGGTGCCAGCTACTGTCGCAAATCGAGGATTAGGACATGTGTGGTATTGTTGGAATCGTGGGCACAACCCCTGTAAACCAGTCAATTTATGACGCGTTAACAGTGTTACAGCATCGTGGCCAAGATGCCGCTGGTATTTGTACCATAGAAAGCAATCGTTTTCGTCTGCGTAAGGCAAACGGTCTGGTCAAAGATGTGTTTGAAGCAAAACACATGCAACGTCTTCAAGGCAACGTCGGCATTGGTCATGTACGCTATCCAACGGCCGGTAGTTCAAGTGCTTCAGAAGCACAGCCTTTCTACGTTAACTCGCCATTTGGCATTAGCTTAGCGCACAACGGCAACCTGACTAACGCGCATGAAGTTCGTCAGAAATTGTTCGAAAAAGATCGCCGCCATGTGAATACCACCTCAGACTCCGAAGTTCTTCTTAACGTTCTTGCTCATGAAATTGATACAGTAAAAGGCAACGTTACTGCCGATGATGTCTTCCGAGCCATCGCCAATGTCCATCGTACCATTCGTGGTGCTTACGCCGTTACAGCGATGATCATTGGTCACGGTATGATTGCCTTTCGCGACCCACATGGTATTCGTCCACTTTGCTTAGGTAAGCGCGAAGAGAACGGACAAACGGAATACATGGTGGCGTCAGAATCAGTAGCGCTGGATGCGGTTGGCTTTGATTTTGTGCGTGACGTCGCACCAGGTGAAGCGATTTACGCGACTTTTGACGGTGAACTCTTTACCAAGCAGTGCGCTGACAATCCAAAACTCAACCCGTGCATTTTTGAGTTCGTTTACTTTGCACGTCCAGATTCGTTTATCGACAAAATCTCTGTTTATAGTGCACGAGTCGAAATGGGTAAAAAGTTGGGTGAGCGTATTAAAGAAGAGTACGCCGATCTTGATATTGACGTTGTCATTCCCATTCCAGAGACCTCTTGTGATATCGCACTGCAAATTGCTCAAGCGATTGATAAGCCGTACCGCCAAGGGTTTGTTAAAAACCGCTATGTCGGCCGTACCTTTATCATGCCGGGCCAGCAATTGCGTAAAAAATCGGTACGTCGCAAGCTCAATGCCATTCGCTCTGAATTCAAAGATAAGAATGTACTGTTAGTGGACGACTCAATTGTACGTGGAACCACTTCTGAGCAAATTATCGAAATGGCAAGAGACTCAGGCGCTAAGAAAGTGTTTATTGTCTCTGCTGCACCCGAGGTGCGTTTCCCGAACGTTTACGGCATTGATATGCCAAGTGCGACTGAGCTTATTGCGCATGGACGAGATAACGAGACGATCTGTAAGCTGATTGGTGCTGACG
This window encodes:
- a CDS encoding SPOR domain-containing protein, which gives rise to MASKFQSRLVGTIILVAIGVIVLPDVLDGQKLHYKEEFATIPIKPELSNEVESFEILEPVEDDIKLPESPVVATVGQSVSTSSETQQSQTKPKSVEVKINEVAEKNNYEDSAWIIQLMALRNEENAQNMAKDLQKRGYQAHTIKENGFTRVVIGPDVSKSKLERQVVELEKITGSKGQLLKFKPLNP
- the purF gene encoding amidophosphoribosyltransferase, with amino-acid sequence MCGIVGIVGTTPVNQSIYDALTVLQHRGQDAAGICTIESNRFRLRKANGLVKDVFEAKHMQRLQGNVGIGHVRYPTAGSSSASEAQPFYVNSPFGISLAHNGNLTNAHEVRQKLFEKDRRHVNTTSDSEVLLNVLAHEIDTVKGNVTADDVFRAIANVHRTIRGAYAVTAMIIGHGMIAFRDPHGIRPLCLGKREENGQTEYMVASESVALDAVGFDFVRDVAPGEAIYATFDGELFTKQCADNPKLNPCIFEFVYFARPDSFIDKISVYSARVEMGKKLGERIKEEYADLDIDVVIPIPETSCDIALQIAQAIDKPYRQGFVKNRYVGRTFIMPGQQLRKKSVRRKLNAIRSEFKDKNVLLVDDSIVRGTTSEQIIEMARDSGAKKVFIVSAAPEVRFPNVYGIDMPSATELIAHGRDNETICKLIGADALIFQKLEDLVDAVGLGNLDITKFDTSVFNGEYVTGDIDQQYLDFLDSMRNDDAKVQREIQQDLANLELHNEGA
- the folC gene encoding bifunctional tetrahydrofolate synthase/dihydrofolate synthase; its protein translation is MKQNSIPQATSPMAVWLDYLANIHTSAIDLGLDRVQAVALKANLTKPAPTVITVAGTNGKGSTCALMEAILLDAGYSVGVYSSPHLIRYNERVRINGQDLADEKHCEAFDFIEQQRGDISLSLFEYGTLAALRLFQTEKVDVVLLEVGLGGRLDATNVVDHDVSVITSLALDHVDWLGDDINVIGFEKAGIYRSGKPAICGQPTPPSTVAAHADDIGAEFYQVGIQFDYQLSGEGWRWQHGAFALEDLPLPGLPLPNAATALMALGASNLELSDINIVNGLKNAKLAGRMQVLQTAPLILLDVAHNPHSAEYLVTQLQSRYQGKTIHAVIGMLKDKDIKSTLEVLAPVTRHWYPASLTGPRAATAEELIQYLPQGTQSYTDPAHAFDQALSQAQSDEIVLVVGSFHTVGEVLEHWQQNKGN
- a CDS encoding CvpA family protein — protein: MNWLDFVILGVIGFSALISLVRGFAKEALSLVIWFGAFFISSNYYTKLAVYFTNIEDDMFRNGAAIAALFVATLVVGAVVNYVIAQLVQKTGLSGTDRILGVVFGGLRGVLIVSAVLFFMDAFTAFPSSEWWKSSQLVPEFSRIIAPFFEHLQATSSFLSGTL